TGAAGTTCAGGAAGAATGGCTGCTGAGTGAACTCGCAATGGCCCGGGATTATCGACATCGGTTTATCATTATGGAGCAAAGTCCTCTTGATGTTACAACCGATGTGGTTGATTATTCTGGCGGCCTGAGACAAATGTTTTCGGAAAATGGTGTTACCGGTGTCTTTTATTCTGCCAAGGACTATGACCAGATGACAGTAGATGGTGTGGTTTATTACGCATCAGGCAATGCAGGCGGCTTTACAGACAGCGAGGATTACGGTTATCTGAAGATTTCTGTAACAGAGAATAGCCCGGTGGCTGATTATGTTCAAGTCATGCCGGCTTATAATAATGTTTTTATGCAGACATATATCGGATTCTGGTATAAACTCCATACCCTCATCTATGTCCAGTTTTTTAATATTATCATTGTTCTGTCAGTCTTGCTTTTGAGCGGGATTCTGGCTTACCGACGAATTAGCCGGGAAACTGACTACTATCGCGATTTTTCAGTTGCAAATAGAGGGGATTATGATGATCGTAAACTATCGATTGCCATGTTCACCAATAACTACCTTCCTTTTATCGGTGGTGTACCCATTTCAATTTCCCGTTTATCGGAGGAATTGAGAAAAAATGGCCACAGGGTAGTGATTTTTGCACCTAATTATCCGAATAGCCAAGAAGATGAAAGTGATGTGATTCGCTGTCCTCTGCTGAAATATTACAAATCGGCTCAAATCCCCTTTCCCATAGCCAATATATACTCACCAAAAATTGAAAAGGCTTTTAAAGATTTTGATCTGGTCCATGTCCATCATCCATTTTGGATGGGAAAAAAGGGTTTAAGGTTAGGTCAAAAAGCTAATTTACCGGTGGTTCTTACTTATCATACCAGGCTGGAAAAGTATTCACAAAACCTGCCATTTGGTCGGATGATGTTTAAAAACTTTGTTTCCCACCATATGATTCGAGTTTTTGGACAGCAATGTGATGGCATTGTTGCCCCCACACAATCGGCAAAAGAGTATTTGGAGAATGTTGGTGTCAGCCGCCCAAAACTGATTATGCCAACAGGGATTGATTTAACTGCATATCATAAAAATGATCTTCAGCGTATCGCTGAAATTCGAGCTAACTATGTTGATGAGGATACTCTGCTACTATGCTCTGTTTTTAGATTATCAAAGGAAAAAAACCCCGAATTTCTAATCGAAGGAATTGATGTAGTTAGAAAGCTCACTACTGTTAAATTTAAGTGTATTATCATTGGCGAAGGCCCGGAAAGAGAACAGATTACCGAGAAAATTAATGAACTTGATCTATCTGAGACGGTTGTCCTCGTAGGTAAAATCAGTCCCGAAAAAATGGCAGCTTATTACCAGGCCGCAGACCTGTTTGTTTTTTCTTCCCAATCAGAAACCCAGGGAATGGTTTTACTGGAAGCTATGGCAGGAAAATGTCCTGTCGTCTGTATTCGCTCCAGCGGAACAGATGATGTTGTTCTGAATGGTTTTAATGGCTTTAAAACTTTGGCAAAAACTGAAGAGTGGGCAAACCGGGTTGTCGATATGCTAAAAGATGACCAGTTTCGCCGAACGATTTCTGATAACGCCTTGACGACTGCTGAACAATACAGTATTGAAGCGCTTGCAAAGAAACTGGAAGGCTTCTATTATGACTTAATTGCTCAAAAAGGAAGCAAACAAAATGAAATGGATTAATCATGTAATATCTCGAATAATTTCAAAAAGTATGTATTCGTACAGCCGATTGGTTTATCACAGCAGTCAGATCCGGCTGAATGGTCTGGACACTATTCGTGAGGATGAGGACGAAAAAGTGGTGTTCGTTTTCTGGCATGGTGACAGTTTCTGCCTCTACCCTGCTTTTTCAGGCCATGAGTTGTCAGTAATTACAACTATTAACCGAAGAGGTGACTTTATTGCCGATGCTTGCCGGCGTTTTGGATATAGGCCCGTTCGTTTACCCGATGAACATCAGGAGAATTTTGACCTGCTGGCAATTGTCAGAATGCTTTCCAACTCTAAAACCGACCTGGCTATTGCTCTTGATGGCCCCCTTGGTCCCTACCATATTCCCAAAGAGTTTCCAATTGTTATGGCTCATCTGCTGAAGCGAAAGATTGTGCCAATTACCGTTAATGTAAAAAGAAAAGTCGTTATAAAACATCGTTGGGATGATTTTAAGATCCCTCTTCCCGGTAATGAGATTGAACTTGTTTTTCATCAACCTATTCGCCTTAAACAGGCTGACAAATATGAAAAATATTTTTCTGTTATGGATGCTATTAAAAGATACAGTTAGTATTTTGCTTTATTGAGTTGACAGGCTCACTTTTATTCAGTCAGATCAAAGTATGGCAGATCTAGCCCTTTTAAGATTTCAACCAGCACCTCTGATGAAACTCTTTTGGGGTCTTTCATCCACCAAAAAAGAAGTTGAGAGAGCCCTCCTGCATAATATGCCATTTTATAATAAATATATGAAGTCTGGTTATCTTTGTGCTCAAACAAAGCAGTTAAATCGCGAATCGATGCGATAAAAACTTGAACAAAAATCATTTCTTGATGATCACGAATCAAACAATCTACCAGCTTCTGATTCTCATAAAATGCCTGAACGAAGATCAAAATAGACATGTTAGCATCCATTTCATATGTTTGTTTCTTTATTATTTCATCAAAAACGTTTCTAATGCAAGACCTTAAAAGCGCTTCTTTTGTTTCAATTAAATTATAGAATGTTTGTCTGGAAACACCAGAATATTCGCAAATATCTTTAATGGAGATTTTTTCATAAGGTCTTTCGTTCATTAAATCTATCAATCCATCAATTAATAAATTCATCGATAATAGTGCTTTTGGATTATTCCCATCATACATATTCTTCCCTTTAAATCTTTCAGCATTTAATAAGAATTATTAAGTTTTACAGTTAAATACTTTTAGTCTAAGTTTAAAATTTTTATTGAATTTAAAAGTTAACAATAGTATAATGCAAAACATTGACACATGTCAATAATATTTGATATAAGGAGAAGACTTATGATTTTTGGAACACCCATTAGTTGGTTTCTTAATGAAATTATTGCATCTATTTTGCTGCTTATATGTATCGCCCATATCGTTAAGCAGGAAAACTCGACGATTAAACTTTTCGAACTGTTTGCCTACATGATTACCGCTGGAATATTTGAAAATATCGGTGTATTTTCAAATGCATATTATTATAGTCATCAACGTCTGATGATGTTTGGAAATGTCCCATTTAGTATATTATTTATCGAAGGGGCCATTCTTTATACCACATTTCAGCTTTTCTCACTACTTAAAGCACCAAAATGGATCATTCCGTTTGGGGCCGGTTTATTGGCATCGATTCAGGATATGACTTTAGATCCGAGTTCAATTTATGATTTAAATTTAGTGAATGGGGTTTTAGAAGGACAATGGAATTGGACAAAATTTTATGATGGGGGTTATGTAGACATTCCCTTCTATAATTTTTCTGGATGGTTTACAATGATTTTCTTTTTTTCTGTATGTATGCTTACTGGAAGATTTCTTTATGAAAAATATAAAAAACGTTGGATTGGTATTACCTACCCATTTGCCTCAATAATTGTTACGG
This genomic interval from Eubacteriaceae bacterium ES3 contains the following:
- a CDS encoding DUF374 domain-containing protein, with amino-acid sequence MKWINHVISRIISKSMYSYSRLVYHSSQIRLNGLDTIREDEDEKVVFVFWHGDSFCLYPAFSGHELSVITTINRRGDFIADACRRFGYRPVRLPDEHQENFDLLAIVRMLSNSKTDLAIALDGPLGPYHIPKEFPIVMAHLLKRKIVPITVNVKRKVVIKHRWDDFKIPLPGNEIELVFHQPIRLKQADKYEKYFSVMDAIKRYS
- a CDS encoding TetR/AcrR family transcriptional regulator encodes the protein MNLLIDGLIDLMNERPYEKISIKDICEYSGVSRQTFYNLIETKEALLRSCIRNVFDEIIKKQTYEMDANMSILIFVQAFYENQKLVDCLIRDHQEMIFVQVFIASIRDLTALFEHKDNQTSYIYYKMAYYAGGLSQLLFWWMKDPKRVSSEVLVEILKGLDLPYFDLTE
- a CDS encoding carotenoid biosynthesis protein, whose amino-acid sequence is MIFGTPISWFLNEIIASILLLICIAHIVKQENSTIKLFELFAYMITAGIFENIGVFSNAYYYSHQRLMMFGNVPFSILFIEGAILYTTFQLFSLLKAPKWIIPFGAGLLASIQDMTLDPSSIYDLNLVNGVLEGQWNWTKFYDGGYVDIPFYNFSGWFTMIFFFSVCMLTGRFLYEKYKKRWIGITYPFASIIVTVTLLISPINQFLLYTVPFAEINTKTNELIMLLLLYTISALLIFRFVKYDSYIVKKDRIVFAIPIFLHIYAIITCITLGITYAILPVVIVAALHSAYLIFVYLKTKNAER
- a CDS encoding glycosyltransferase, coding for MNRKILKIIIVTLISLLAIVSAYKIYLIVNERDYLDHNYSAIKTLTDNQNLADYSFAVVGNAENSNDVFSKRIVESMNNDADIAFLISTGNAVLDGAEEKYRLLNKSLDNLNVPSIIGVGSNEVSDGGYVRFYNHLGPTYFSFTYNQDYFIFLDSTEATTFEVQEEWLLSELAMARDYRHRFIIMEQSPLDVTTDVVDYSGGLRQMFSENGVTGVFYSAKDYDQMTVDGVVYYASGNAGGFTDSEDYGYLKISVTENSPVADYVQVMPAYNNVFMQTYIGFWYKLHTLIYVQFFNIIIVLSVLLLSGILAYRRISRETDYYRDFSVANRGDYDDRKLSIAMFTNNYLPFIGGVPISISRLSEELRKNGHRVVIFAPNYPNSQEDESDVIRCPLLKYYKSAQIPFPIANIYSPKIEKAFKDFDLVHVHHPFWMGKKGLRLGQKANLPVVLTYHTRLEKYSQNLPFGRMMFKNFVSHHMIRVFGQQCDGIVAPTQSAKEYLENVGVSRPKLIMPTGIDLTAYHKNDLQRIAEIRANYVDEDTLLLCSVFRLSKEKNPEFLIEGIDVVRKLTTVKFKCIIIGEGPEREQITEKINELDLSETVVLVGKISPEKMAAYYQAADLFVFSSQSETQGMVLLEAMAGKCPVVCIRSSGTDDVVLNGFNGFKTLAKTEEWANRVVDMLKDDQFRRTISDNALTTAEQYSIEALAKKLEGFYYDLIAQKGSKQNEMD